AGATAAAAAGGCAAAGGGGATGGAGAGTAAGGTTTTAGAGAAGTGTTGGTTGTTTTTGGCTATGGAGAATTGTTATTGTGCTGGTCCTCAAGGGGCAACCTGGGCTCCCTACAACTCTGCTGCACTGAGCAATGAGTCTTCCAGCTTTCCACTTCCGTGGCCTCCTCATGCCTCCAGCTCTACCCAATTCCAGTTTTGTGGGTTCCCAAATTCTTGGTCTGCAACGGCTGAAGGTGCTGATGAAGAAGACAGAGCTGCAACTGCTTCAAAGAGCCACAGCCAAGCAGAGAAAAGGCGCAGAGATAGAATCAATGCACAGCTTGCAACTCTAAGGAAACTAATTCCCAAGTCCGACAAGGTACTTAGTACAATATCACTTAATAATTCTCGATTCTCGAGAATTGACTGTCtaacaacataacatgtcGACGTTTCTACAGATGGACAAGGCAGCTCTGTTGGGAAGTGTGATCGATCATGTGAAGGATCTAAAGCGAAAAGCAATGGAAGTCAGCAAAGCCTTCATGGTTCCAACTGAAATGGATGAAATAACCATCGACTCTGATCCTGCTCAGGCTGCTGCAAACTCCGGCAGCAACAATATTAATATGCACAAAAGCAGGTGCAGTATCGTCATAAGGGCATCTGTTTGCTGCGATGACAGGCCAGAACTGTTCTCGGAGCTCATTCAAGTGCTCAAAGGCCTAAAGCTGACAGCAGTGAGAGCAGACATGGCAAGTGTGGGTGGCAGAATCAAAAGCGTTTTGGTCCTCTGTAAAGAtggtgaagaagatgaggctCTCTGCATAAGCACTCTCAAGCAGTCACTTAAGTTGGTTTTGAGTAAAATTTGCGCATCATCTATGGCACCAAACTGTCGAATTAGAAGCAAGAGGCAGAGGTTTTTCTTGCCATTTCAATACCCAAATTAGATCTTATTTTGTTCCCAAGATTTTTTGAAGTGTGTGTGAATCAAGTGATTTATAGAGTACATTGAGTCtctattcttttctttgtgttcTTCCCTTGGGAGACATGCTTCAATAATGGATTGTATTGACATGTGGAGAGATTAAGCTATAAGCTTGGTGGCATGCATAAGGCAATAAGGCAACTGTGGGCACAAGGAGGAAGGAGCAGGAGGTGATTTATCATGTGTGGCTTCCTACCatattgaagaagagaagttTGCATGATTAGATTgaacaataaatatatatgatgtTTTGCTTATTTTTGCCAAGTTGCATTAGCTGGCATCTTGTACTTGTACgcaattttggaatttgataTCAAATAATTGCATTTCTGTTATTTTGGCCTAAGTTTATCTCTAATTGCTTAATAAGAAGAGGGTGCTTGCCATGCTTTGCTTCACACATAGGATCGACTACTACTTGGTTTGAAGAATCGCCAGATTTAGTTATTGATGTTTTGTACGAGGATTGTAATAAGTAATTTTTTCACTGGTATGATCTTAGGGGGACGGGGGGTGCTCTAAAGGTGGCAAGGTTCATTTTCTCGTTTGCGGTTGTGAAGGTAGGCTACCTAGGTAGTCTGATGACCACTATGCCTTTATGTGTAGAGATGCTCGCCTAATCCTCTAAGACAtggcttgaatttttttttttggtatttgttTTCATCCTAcattatcaataaaattatatcGCCTTTGGATGCAAAAAAGGAAGAGGGTGCTTGTCGGGATAGACAATGGGTACTCCTTGGACCCAATTACCACCGCATCACCACATCGCTAAACACTAAATGGGTATCTACATGATCGTCTATATCCATTAGTAGGGAGGCTATAATGACACGGAATTCTTAATAATCATCCGATCAATTACAGAGTCATTATTGTACCACCGTATTAAACCTGTCAATATAAACCCTTTTTGGTGAATTTGTAAAGGTGACATTTGAGTCTACCGCTCCAATTTGACGCAATTGAGGTTTGAGATGTTAATGATTATATACCTAATTtcttgataataaaaaatgcatttaGCTACTCCACTTTGTTATCTACATCTACTTATTTCAACTCTTGTCAATCTTTTTTGGTCACAAACGTTGAATTCGATGCCTGCGAGTGCAGTAGTTGGAATTGATGTCATGTTGTAGAATTAAACTTGTCTACcaactttctttttccatcGTAATTAACTCCAGAAGGTGAGTTAATAATAATACAGTTTACTTTTTAACGGTTTAACAAACGGATCCATAACATGA
The Prunus dulcis chromosome 2, ALMONDv2, whole genome shotgun sequence DNA segment above includes these coding regions:
- the LOC117617884 gene encoding transcription factor bHLH51, producing MESKVLEKCWLFLAMENCYCAGPQGATWAPYNSAALSNESSSFPLPWPPHASSSTQFQFCGFPNSWSATAEGADEEDRAATASKSHSQAEKRRRDRINAQLATLRKLIPKSDKMDKAALLGSVIDHVKDLKRKAMEVSKAFMVPTEMDEITIDSDPAQAAANSGSNNINMHKSRCSIVIRASVCCDDRPELFSELIQVLKGLKLTAVRADMASVGGRIKSVLVLCKDGEEDEALCISTLKQSLKLVLSKICASSMAPNCRIRSKRQRFFLPFQYPN